A segment of the Bordetella flabilis genome:
GGATGCCGAAACGACCCGCGTCATCGCGGCCTTCCAGATGCACTATCGACCGGAGCGCTGCGATGGCACGGCGGACGCGGCAACGGCCGCCATCCTGCTGGCCTTGCCTACCGAGGGCTCGGCCCTTGCCAGTGGCCCGGTGGACCGGCCCGGCCGGGGCGACAGCGTGGCGCCGGCAGCCATCGGGACCGGAGTCGAAGCCCCGTAGGAGTACGGGCGTCGAAGCCCTGTAGCAGTACCGGCGTCGAACCGCTGTAGGACACAGGCGTCGAACGCCCATTGGGCACAGGCGCCGAAGCCCATGGCGCACGCGGCATCAAAGCCCCGCGGCGACACGAGCCATCGAAGGCCCTAGGGCCGGCCCACGCCGGCATGGGCCGTCAATGCGGCCCCTGCCTTGCGGCGCCCCACCACCCACGCCACGACGCGCCACAGCAACAGGACCGCCAGCACGCTGCCGTAGGCCAGGGGCTGCTCGTAGTCGTGCTTGCCTGCCTTGTGCCAGAGCAGATGCAACAGGGCCAGTATGCCGATCAGGTAGACCGCCCGATGCAGGCGCTGCCAGCGCTTGCCCATCCGCCGCATGGCGCCCTGGGTCGACGTGGCGGCCAGCAGGCACATAAGCACGAAGGCGGCGAAACCCACGGTGATGAAAGGCCTTTCGCCCACGTCCTGCAACATCGAGGCGGGGTCGAAGCCCCGGTCCCAGCCCACCCAGGACATGAAATGCAGAAAACCATAGAAGAAAGCGAACAGCCCGCACATGCGGCGCAGGCGAACCAGGGCGGGTTGCCCCGTCAGCCGCCGCAACGGCGTGATGCCCAGCGTCACGAGCAGGCAGACGAAGGTCCAGGTGCCGGCGGAGCGGGTCAGGAACTCGACCGGGTTCGCGGTCAGGCCGTTGTTCATGCCCAACCATATCCACCGTGCCAGTGGAAACAGCCCCAGCGCGAAGAGCAGGGGCTTGAACCGGCTTACGGTGGCCGCCGAAAGCTGGCGGGGTCTGGATGGGGGATGAGCCATGGCTGGGGGCGCTCCGCGCCTCAATAGTTCGCTTTCAGATCCATGCCGGCATACAGCGAGGCGACCTGGTCGTAGCCGTTGAACATCAGGGTCTTGCGCTTGGGACTGAAAAGGCCATCCTCGCCGATACGCCGCTCCGTCGCCTGGCTCCAGCGCGGATGCGGCACATTGGGATTCACATTGGCGTAGAACCCATATTCGCTGGGCGCGGCCTTCATCCAGGCGCTGACGGGCATCTTCTCCACCAGCCGGATCGCCACCAGCGACTTGGCGGACTTGAACCCGTATTTCCAGGGCACCACGATGCGCAGCGGCGCGCCGTTCTGGTTCGGCAGGATCTTGCCGTACAGGCCGAAGGTCAGCAGCGCCAGCGGGTGCATGGCTTCGTCCAGGCGCAAGCCTTCCGTATACGGCCAGTCGATGACGGGGTAGCGCAGCCCCGGCATGGTGTCGCGTTGCGCCACGCTGATGAACTGCACGAACTTGGCATTGGCCGTGGGCTGGACTTCGTTGAGCAAGGCGGCCAGCGGGTAACCCAC
Coding sequences within it:
- the msrQ gene encoding protein-methionine-sulfoxide reductase heme-binding subunit MsrQ; the encoded protein is MAHPPSRPRQLSAATVSRFKPLLFALGLFPLARWIWLGMNNGLTANPVEFLTRSAGTWTFVCLLVTLGITPLRRLTGQPALVRLRRMCGLFAFFYGFLHFMSWVGWDRGFDPASMLQDVGERPFITVGFAAFVLMCLLAATSTQGAMRRMGKRWQRLHRAVYLIGILALLHLLWHKAGKHDYEQPLAYGSVLAVLLLWRVVAWVVGRRKAGAALTAHAGVGRP
- the msrP gene encoding protein-methionine-sulfoxide reductase catalytic subunit MsrP — protein: MLIRKPSDVLPSEITPERVWRSRRAWMLRAAAGTAALGMAGWGGRAAHAAAPALAPLPGTPNGQFAIMDKPTSYDDITSYNNYYEFGVDKGDPARHAAALRTRPWTVSVEGEVQKPRTFDIDALLKLAPQEDRTYRMRCVEGWSMVIPWVGYPLAALLNEVQPTANAKFVQFISVAQRDTMPGLRYPVIDWPYTEGLRLDEAMHPLALLTFGLYGKILPNQNGAPLRIVVPWKYGFKSAKSLVAIRLVEKMPVSAWMKAAPSEYGFYANVNPNVPHPRWSQATERRIGEDGLFSPKRKTLMFNGYDQVASLYAGMDLKANY